Part of the Haloarcula laminariae genome is shown below.
AGTCGGCCGCGCGGGCGACGTAGTCGACCGATTCGCCCCACTTGTCGATGGCCTCGTCGGGCTCGTCGAGGCTCTCGTAGGACTCGGTGAGCTTCTCGCCGGCCTTCTGGAGGTCCTCGTCGGGGTCTTTCCCCGCCCGCTCCCCCTTGCCCTCGTCGATGCTCGCCTGCTCGGCCGTCTTCTCGTTGACGTCCTCATCGAGGCGCTCGTGGCTCTTCGGCCGCCACTCGTCGAACTCTTCGAGGGCCTCGTCGTCGATGTCCGTCTCGACGGAGTCGTCCTCGAACAGCTCCTTCAGTGCCTGCGTGATGCGCTCGCCGTGCTCGACGACGTCGACCCAGCCGCCGTGTGTCTTGAATCCAGAGACGCTCTCTTCGATATCTGCCATTGTAGAAGGTACGGACGGTGTGGTACCGTGTGGTCGGTAGTTGACGCTGGGGCTGGTTAAGCGTTTCCGCCGTCGCCCGGGCGGTCGACGCGACGGAGGAGTCAGCGGTGCGTGCGAACACTTATCCGACAGATATCGGTATGCAGTCGCATGCTTCCGCGTCGTCGACTGCTGGCACTGACCGGGTCGTTGATAGTCGGAGCGGGCTGTAGCGGGACGAGTTCCGAGAGCGGTCCGCAAGTGGTGTGTGACTCCGGCGTCCTCGCCGGCGGCGGGGAGGTCGTCTTCGGGCTGACGCCGCAGGTGTCCAGCTACGGGCGAAGCGACAGCCCGGTCGTCGAACTGACCGTGCCGGTCCGGCAGTCGGTGCTGACCGAGGAGAACGTCGACCGCATCGAGATTCGGCGCGGCGGGGAGACCGAGTACATCGTTCCGGTCAACCCCGAGAACGACGAGCCGGTCGGCGACAGCGGGCGCTACGACGTCGACGACGTCGTCGAGTACACCCAGTCGCTGGGCCACGTCCCGCAGAACGGCCGGCCATGGTTGGTCGCGTTCGACGCCGAGGGCGAACAACTGGACGAGCTCCGAATCGAGTTTCGCTGTTACCGACGGCCCGAGCGACAGACGAGCTAGAGGTTGTTGCGCTTATCAGTCTCGCTCCCATATCCGATAGCGATGCCATCCGCACTGTTCGTAGTCAGCGAAGAGGGGTACTGGGGCGAGGAATGTATCGAGCCGCTCACGACACTCACCGACGCCGGCGTCGACATCGAGGTCGCGACGCCGAGCGGGTCGCCGCCGGTCATCGACGAGCGCTCCGTCGACCCCGAGGAGGTCGGCGAGGAGACGGCCGAACACGTGATGGAGGTCCACGAGAGCGACGAGCGGCTCAACGACCCCTCCCCGGTCGCACAGGTCGACGCCATCGACTACGACGCCGTCGTCTTCCCCGGCGGCCACGGCACCGCGTGGGACGTCAACCAGGACCGGGACGCCCGCCGGCTGCTGCGGGACGCCGTCGCCCACGAGGACGGCAAGGCGCTGGTCGTCTGTCACGCCGTCGGGATTCTGGCCTTCACCCGGGAGAGCGCCGGCGACTTCCTCGTCGACGGGCGCTCGGTCACCGGCTTCCCCAACGAGTGGGAGGAGGGCATCGTCGACGACAACGGCGTGATGCCCGACGGCCGCAAGCTCCCCTACTGGGTCGAGGACGAGGTCATCGCCGCCGGCGGCGACTGGGACGCCGAACTCGACGACGACACCAGCGTCACCGTCGACGGCGACCTCATCACGGCCCGAGGCCCCCCCTCCTCGGCCGAAGCGGCGCGGACGCTGCTCGAGGAGCTGGGCGTCGAGCAGCCGGCCTGAGGCTGGCGCGTCGCTGTCGTCAACGTTTACTTCCCACCCGTCAAGGCCACCGTATGGCACTCGAACAGCGCGGTGACGCCTCGATAGTCACCCACGCGCTCGCGCAGGACGAACTTTCCCGACTGCGCGAGAAGGAGACCGAACAGGTCGAGTTCCGGAAGGGGCTCGTCCGGCTGGGACGGCTCTGTGGCTACGAGATCATCGACGGGCGCATGGAGACCGAGTACGTCGAGATAGAGACCCCCCTGACCACGACGATGGGCGAGCGGGTGACGGGCCTGGACGACGTGGTCATCGTCAACGTCCTCCGGGCGGCGACGCCGTTCGTCGAGGGGCTCCTGAAGGCGTTCCCCCGCGCCCGCCAGGGCGTCATCTCGGCGAGCCGGGACGAGTCCGCGGGGATGGACGACGACGGCGAGTTCCCGATCTCCGTCGACTACGTCAAACTGCCCGACATCGACCCCGAGGACACCGTCATCGTCGCCGACCCGATGCTGGCGACGGGGTCGACGATGTCCACCGTGCTCTCCTACATCACCGAGCAGGAAGCCGACCCCGAGCGTCTGATTGCGCTCTCGGCGGTAGCCGCTCCGCCCGGTATCGTACGGGTCTCGGAGTCCGTCCCCGAGGCCGACCTGCTGACCGTCGCCATCGACGACGAACTCAACGAGGACGGCTTTATCGTGCCGGGACTGGGCGACGCCGGGGACCGAGCGTTCCGGACGACCTGAGCCGTCGAGCACTGCGAGGCCCGCGCGGCGGGAGTCGAAACGTCTTTGAGGCGGGTCGGACTACGGATAGCACTGCGACGGTTCGCCGACCGTACAACCCCCTTGCTTCTGCTGGAAACCGATAGACTGCGGACGTATTTCTCTCCAGTTGAAACAATTGTCGTGACCGAGACGGGTGTGGCGGCGACCGGCCTCGGTCAAACGTCGACGTCGATGTCGGCCCGGCCGCTGGTCGCGCTGCGGACGCGGTCCCGCAGTTCGCTCCCCTCAGCTGTCGGTACCCGGACCGCGAACGTCACCTCGGCTCCGTAGTCCGCGGTGAACTCCACGTCGGCCGACTCCAGCAGTCCGCGGACGCTGCCGGAGTCGTCGTATTCGACGGTTATGTCGAACCGCTCGTGGGGGACCGACTCGACGACGCCGGCGGCGTCGACCCCCTCCTTGACCGCCCGCGAGTACGCCCGTGCCAGCCCGCCGACGCCGAGGTTCGTCCCGCCGTAGTAGCGGGTGACCACGGCGGCGACGTTCTCTATCTCGCGTTGCTGGAGGACGTTCAGGGCCGGCTTGCCCGCGCTGCCGCTGGGTTCGGCGTCGTCGCTCGAATACTCCCGGAACGGGGAGGCCCGCACCCGGTAGGCCGGGACGTTGTGGGTCGCGTCGGCGTAGTCGGCGCGAATCTCGTCGACGAACGCCTCGGCCGCGTCGACCGTCTCCGCGGGGGCGACGTGGCCGATGAACTGAGAGCCCTGCACCTCGAAGCTCGCGGCGGCGCGCTCGGCGACGGTCCGGAAGCGCTCTGTCACACCGGCCGGTTGGGCCGGCGGGCGAATAGCCCTTACCGTTGGGCGCTCCCGCCGCGCTCCCGGCTCCCCCACACCCGCTTGTCGAGCAGCCGTACGGCCATCCCGTCGCGTACCCGGAGCTGGCAGGACAGCCGGGGATAGCCAAAGCGGTCGGCCAGGTCGTCGTGCCAGTGGTCGGCCTCGGGCGGCTCGGCCAGCCGGACGCCGCAGGTCGCACAGAGCCCGCGGCCGCCGCAGTTGAGCCCCCGGGCGTAGCGGCCGTGCGGGGTGATGTCGGCGTCGAGGAGGACGTCACGGAGGACAGCCCCCTCGGATGCCGTCAGTTCGACCCGCTCGCCGTCGGGCGTCTCGACGGTGATGGTGACAGGGACAGACACATCAGACGGTGGGCCCGCGAGCGGCAAAAGCCCACAGGTCGCTATGGCTCGAAGCGGTCGTCTTCCAGTTCCTCGACGCGGCGTTCGAGTTCGGCGATGCGCTTCTGATAGCCGCGCTTGCCGTCGAGGAAGTTGTAGACGACGACGATGAGCAACACGGGCAGGGCGAGGTAGACGACAAGCACCAACAGCAGGATGACGAGCTCGGGACCGCCGGGCAGTCCCATCTGGAGGAGGGCCATAGGCGGCCTACCGACAGAGCGCGAATAGGTCTTGTGCCCGGTCAGGCCAGTTCGATGGTCCGGACGAACGACATCTCGCGCAGTTCGTTGATGAGGTCGCCGGGGAGCACTTCCTCGGTGATGACGTAGAGCCGGGGGTCGTCGGTGAACTCCGGGTCCTCGCTGAGGACCTGCCGGATGGAGATGTCCCGCTCGGCGATGGCCGCCGTCACCCGCGAGACGATGCCCGACTCGTCGGCCGCCCGCACGGAGATGGTGACGGCGGTGAGGTCGAGCACGGGCGCGAGGTCGAGGAGGCTCGGCACGGCGGAGATGTTGCGGAAGATGCGGCGCAGTTCGTCGTCGGCGAGGATGGCGTCGGTCGTGGCGTTGACCACCCGGCGGTCGACGCCGGCCTCGCGGGCGATGCCCGTGTTGGGAATCTCGATGCCGCCCGAGACGACGCGCCCGTCCTCGTTGACCGAGAACCCCCGTTCGAGCAGCAGGCGGATGACGGCCTGCTGGCCCGGGGAGTCCTCGAACTTCCCCATTATCTCGTCGAACATCTACAGCTCGCCTTTCGTGCTGGCCACGTCGCCGCGGCGTTCGTCGAGTCGGGTCGCGTCGTCCAGGGCCCGCGCGAGCCCCTTGAACAGCGCCTCTATCTCGTGGTGGGCGTTCTCCCCGGAGACGCCACAGTGCAGCGTCAGCCCGGCGTTCATCGCCAGCGAGCGCCCGAAGTGTTTCGCCATGTGGCTGGTCATCCCGCCGACCTCGGCCTGGGAGAACGCCCCCTCGAACTCGTAGTACGGGCGCCCGGAGATGTCGACGACGACGCTGGCGACGGCCTCGTCCAGGGGCACCTTCCGGTCGGCGAAGCGGACGATGCCGCGTTTCTCACCCAGGGCCGTCTCGAAGGCCTCCCCCAGCGTGATGGCCACGTCCTCGACGGTGTGGTGGTCGTCGATGTCCAGGTCGCCGTCGCACTGCACGGTGAGGTCGAACAGGCCGTGCGTCGAGAACGCGTCCAGCATGTGGTCGAAGAAGCCGATACCGGTGTCGACGGTCGAGTCGCCGTCGCCGTCGATGTCCAGGGTCACCTCGATGTCCGTCTCGGCCGTCTCCCGGGTGACGGCCGCCGTGCGGTCGGTCATACCCGGAGTTGTGCGGGCCGCCTATTTGGGGATTGTGTCCCACAGAGAGTCACAAGCTATATTCGGTGCGCAACAAATTACGGACGTAGTTACGGGAAATATTGTAGCAAGATGGTGCCACGAGACTCCGTGAGCGACCGGCGCCTCCTGGTCGCCGGCGCCCTCGCCGCCCTGGCCGTTACCGCCGCCCACAGCGTCGTCTACACCGGTGTGGCGTCGTTCGGCCCGAGCGAGTTCGTGGTGCCGGGCGAGGGCGGGCCCGCGGGGGTCGCCCTCGCCGTCCTCGGAACCTGGGTTACGGGAGCGTTGTGGTACGTGCCGTATCTGGCGGTCGTACTCCGGTTCCTCGCCGAGCCGAGCGGAGAGAGCGCCCTGACCGGAGCCATCATCATCTACGCCGCGGGGCTGCTGTTCGCCTGGGTGCCGACGCGGGTACTTGGTACCGAGGCGACGCTCGCGACGGCGGTTGTCCCGCTGGGCGACGTGGCCGCGTATCTCGCGGTTGTGGCGGCGGTGTGGCTCGCCTACCACGGCGGCGCCGAGCGGGTCGTCGAGGGCGTCTCCCACCCTGTCGCGGCAATCGGTTCGGACGCGCGGCTGACCCCCGACCTGCCCCTCCAGCGCGGCCTCTTCGCCGCGACGGCCGCCGCAGCGCTCGGGACCGGCGGACGGGTGCTGACCGGCGTCCTCCACGAGCAGGTACGGGCCGCAACGACGACGGGGTTCGGGGTCAGTTTTACCACGGGCGTCGGCGTCCCGCCCGAACGAGTCCCCGTGGAACTGGCGTTCGAGGCGGCGTTCCTGCTCGGGGTCGTACTGGTCACCGGCCCCCGGCTGAAGTGGCGGACCGTACTGAAAGCGGTAGGCGTCGTCGTCGGCGTGCAGGTGACGGCGGCGCTCCTGAACGCCCTGTTCGTCGACATCGAACTCGTGGCGAGTGGGCTGCTGTTGCGACCGGTGGCCGGAGCGGGCACGCTCCTCGCCGTCGCCGCCGCCGTCTGGCTCGCCTTTCACGACGGCCTCGAGCGGGTCGGGCTGTAGCGGGCGGCCGCGACAGCAGGACCGGACGGGGGCGGCCGGGCCGCGGACGGCGAGAGCTCAGGAGATGTGAATCGCGGGCTTGTTCGGTTTGGCCTTCGCGGCCAGGTCGTCGTCCTCGGTCGCCCGCCGCACCGTCACCTCGGCGCCGAACTCGTCCTCGAAGAGCCAGGCGGCCTGCTGTAGCACGTCGAGTTCCCGCTCGCCGTCGACGATGGGTTCGAGCCCCTCGCTCCGGTCGGCGAGGTCGGCGGCGTAGTCCGCTGCGGCGTCGCCCCGTTCCTGCATCGACTCCCGACCCATGATTTCGCCGACGATGGCGTCGTCGGGGTCGGCGGCCTGGGCGATGCGGTAGGCCTCGTACTTCCACTCGGCGGCGACGGCGAGCTCGATGTGGTCGGGGTCCGAGATGTCGACGACGTCGGTGATGTCGCGCACGTCGGCCAGCGTCGTCCGGACGAGCCCCCGCTCGATGCGGTGGTCGTCGACGTCCCGGAGCGGCTCGGGCCAGTCGGCCTCGGCGACGAGCCCGTCCTCCTCCAGCAGGTGCCACAGCTCCTCGGCCAGATAGGGGGCGATGGGTGCGAGCAGTTTCGCCAGGGTCCGCAGGCCGCGGCTGTAGGCGAACAGGTAGGGAGGCTCGTACGCCGCGTACCGGCGCAACAGCCGGGCGAAGCGCTGGAGTTCGCCGACGACCCGGTGGTATCGGAAGCGGTCGTACTCCTCGGTGACGGCGGCGACGGTACGGTCGATTTCGCGTTCGAGATAGGCGTCGTGGGGGTCGCTCTCGGTGCGGACTGGCGCGGTCTCCTGGGAGCGTCGGCGTCGCTCGCGCCCCTCGGCGAACTCGGCGACCATCCCGTAGACGTCCTGCTGGAACTCGTAGGCCGTCGAGACGTCCTTGACCGTCCACTCGAAGTCCTGGGCGGGGTGGGCCGCCGAGAGGACGAACAGCCGGGTGGTCTCGGCGCCGTACTCGTGGGGCGCGACGGCGTTGCCCGCGGACTTTGACATCTTCTTTCCGCTGTGGAGGACGGTTCCCTGGTTGATGAGCCGCTCGACCGGTTCGCGCCGGTCCAGCAGGCCGAGGTCCGCGAGCGCCCGCGCGAAAAAGCGGATGTACAGCAGGTGCAAGACGGCGTGTTCCTCGCCGCCGACGTAGACGTCGACGGGGAGCCACTCGTCGGCGACCGCCTGGTCGAAGGGCGCGTCCTCGAAGTGCGGCGAGAGAAAGCGCAGGAAGTACCACGACGAGTCGACGAAGGTGTCCATCGTGTCCGTCTCGCGGGTGGCCTCGCCGCCACAGTCCGGGCACGCGGTCCGCTTCCACTCCTCGGCGGCGTCCAGCGGGTTCCCGGTCGTCTGGACGTAGTCGGGCAGTTCGACGGGGAGGTCCTCGTCGGGGACAGGGACAGCCCCACAGTCGTCACAGTGGACGATGGGAATCGGCGTCCCCCAGTAGCGCTGGCGGGAGATGAGCCAGTCCCGGAGCCGGTAGGTCGTCGCCTCCTCGACGCCGTCGTGGTCGAGCAGGCGCTCCCGGGCGGCCGTGCTGGCCAGTCCGTCGTACTCGCCGCTCGCGGTCAACATGCCGTCCTCGGTGTAGGGGTCGTCGGGCAGGTTCGTGCCGCTGCCGTCGACGGGTTCGACGACCTGCGAGAGGGACAGGTCGTGGCGGTCGGCGAAAGCGTGGTCCCGGTCGTTGTGGGCGGGCACGCCCATCACCGCGCCGGTGCCCACGTCGTCCAGCACGTAGGCGGCGACGTAGACGGGAATCTCCGCGCCGGTGAAGGGGTGGGTCGCGGTCACGTCCGTCTCGACGCCGGAGAGCCCGGCGTCGTCGGTGTTGGCCACTTCCTCCAGGTAGGTCGCCACGTCGTCGTCTCTTTCCGCGAGGTCGCTCACGAGGTCGTGTCCCGGCGCCAGCGCGAGGTAGGTCGCGCCGTAGACGGTGTCCAGCCGCGTGGTGAAGGCCGAGACCTCGCCGTACTCGCCCACGTCGAAGGCGACGCGGGCGCCCTCCTGACGGCCTATCCAGTTTCGCTGGCTGTCCCTGACGCCGTCGGGCCACCCGTCGAGGTCATCCAGCCCGTCGTAGAGCTCGTCGGCGTAGTCGGTGATGGTGAAGAACCACTGGTCGAGGTCGCGCTGGGTGACGGGGGTGCCACAGCGCCAGCAGACGCCGCCGGCCGCGTGGGCGTGGGCAGCCCCCTCGTCGGTCTCGACCTGCGCGTCCGCGAGGACGGTCTCGCAGTCCGGACACCAGTTGACCGTCGCCGAGTCGTACTCGACGAGTCCCTCGTCGTGTAGCCGGGTGAAGAGCCACTGGTTCCAGCGGTAGTAGTCGGGGTCACAGGTCGTTATCTCGCGGGACCAGTCGTAGCCAAAGCCCATCTCCGCCAGGTCGTCGCGCATCCGCTCGATGCAGGCGCGGGTCCACGATTCGGGGTCCGTGTCGCGCTCGTAGGCCGCATTCTCGGCCGGGAGGCCGAAGGCGTCCCACCCCATCGGGTGGAGGACGTCGTCGCCGGCCATCCGCCGGTAGCGGGCGTGGGCGTCGGTGATGGCGTAGTTCCGGACGTGGCCCATATGCAGCGAGCCCGAGGTGTAGGGGAACATCCCCAGGACGTAGGTCGTGTCCTCGCCCCCCGCTCCCCCCGAGGGCGTCCCGTAGACCCCCTCTCGCTCCCAGACGTGCTGCCAGTACTCCTGGACCCGTGCGTGGTCGTAGCGGCGCGACATTCGATAGTGGGAGTGGGTCGTCGTGCCACATGAGTGTTCGGCTCACGGCGGCGCCGACCCGCCGCTCACTCGGGCTTTCGCGCCTCGATGGTCGCGGAGACGAGGTAGTCGCTGGGGTCGTAGTCGTCGGCCCACTCGCGGATGAACCGCTCGCTGTCGTCCTTCGGGGCGATGTCGACGGCCTCGAAGCCGGCCTCGGCGAGCATCCGTTCGAGCGCGTCGACGGTCGCCGCGCCGGCGACACACGCCGACAGCGAGTCCGGGTCGCGGGTCACGTCCGGGGGGAACGGCGCCGTCTGCACCACGTCGGCGATGGCGAGTCGCCCGCCGGGGCGGAGCACCCGGAACGCCTCGCGGAACACCTGTGGTTTGTCCGGCGAGAGGTTGACGACGCAGTTCGAGATGACCACGTCGACGCTGGCGTCGGGGACGGGGAGGTGTTCGATTTCCCCGAGGCGGAACTCGACGTTGGCGGCGTCGTTCTCCCCGGCGTTCTCGCGGGCTTTCTCGACCATGTCGGGCGTCATGTCGACGCCGACGACGCGGCCCTCGGGCCCGACGGCGTCGGCCGCGAGGAAGCAGTCGAAGCCGGCGCCGGACCCGAGGTCCAGCACCGCTTCGCCGGGGTCGAGGTCCGCGATGGCCTGCGGGTTCCCACAGCCGAGCCCGAGGTTCGCGTCGCCGGCCACGGCGTCGACCTCGTCGTCGTCGTAGCCGAGTTCGCGCGCCGTCGCGTCGGCGTCTCCGGCGGTGCCGTCCGTTCCGTCACAGCACCCATCGCTGTCGTCGGGTTCGGGGTCACAGCAGCCGCCGCTGTCGGTGGCGATGTCCGCGTATCGCTCGCGAACGATACGGCGCTGTTCGCCGTCGGTTCTGTCGGTCGGGGTGTCGGTGTCAGTCATCGGTGTGTAGGGTTTCCAGCAGCGCCTCGGCCGCCGGAGTCAGGTCGTAGTAGCGCCAGCGGCCGTCCTTCTCGCGGGTGACGAGGCCGGCGTCGAACAGTTTCGACAGCGCGTGGCTCACGGCGCTCTGGCTCAGCCCGACGGCCTCGGGGAGCTCACAGGCACAGACGGCGCCGTCGGCGGCCGAGAGCAACAACAGCAGTTCGTATCTGGTGTCGTTGGCGGCGCCGGAGAGCAGGCGCACGTCGGCGGCGAGTTGCTCGTCGGCCACGTCGTGTGTCAGCGGACCACAGCAGCTTCGGGCGTCGGGCGGTTCGGTCGTTCCCATCGAGTGTATGTATGAGCATATGTTCATATAACGTTTCGCCCCGATGGTGGCGTCAGTGTTACCCGGTAACAGCGGTGTCCGGGAGCGCTTATCGGCCGGGGACGCCATTCTCACCACATGGCATCGAACAAGGACGGCTACGCCGAGACGGTCGACTACGACGAATCACTGGACCAGCACCCGACGGACGAGGAGCTCGACGCCGCCGTCGAGAGCCTCGAAGAGCGCGGCTTCGACGTGGTCGTCGTCGACGACGCGGACGCGGCACTGGATGAACTCACATCGCAGATTCCGGCCGGTGCCGGCGTGATGGACGGCCACTCCACGACGCTGGAGGAAATCGGCTTCATGGACCACCTCATGGAGGGGGACCACGACTGGGACAACCGCCACGCCGAGGTGTACGGCATCGACGACGACGCCGAGCGCCAGCGCGCCCGCCGCGAGGCCCAGGCCAGCGACTACTTCGTCGGGAGCGTCAACGCCATCGCCGCCACCGGCGA
Proteins encoded:
- a CDS encoding DUF5828 family protein; this translates as MADIEESVSGFKTHGGWVDVVEHGERITQALKELFEDDSVETDIDDEALEEFDEWRPKSHERLDEDVNEKTAEQASIDEGKGERAGKDPDEDLQKAGEKLTESYESLDEPDEAIDKWGESVDYVARAADSAGRKALRKVEDTVYRNVMTQIAPYYFDNPLVSANLQRIGDEEAPEYVFEVNVNDDDLKVRVSNRLADYDSDVDRWHVDTEKVTDAVEAAEGVEAVEPGEETDAKSN
- a CDS encoding type 1 glutamine amidotransferase domain-containing protein encodes the protein MPSALFVVSEEGYWGEECIEPLTTLTDAGVDIEVATPSGSPPVIDERSVDPEEVGEETAEHVMEVHESDERLNDPSPVAQVDAIDYDAVVFPGGHGTAWDVNQDRDARRLLRDAVAHEDGKALVVCHAVGILAFTRESAGDFLVDGRSVTGFPNEWEEGIVDDNGVMPDGRKLPYWVEDEVIAAGGDWDAELDDDTSVTVDGDLITARGPPSSAEAARTLLEELGVEQPA
- the upp gene encoding uracil phosphoribosyltransferase, giving the protein MALEQRGDASIVTHALAQDELSRLREKETEQVEFRKGLVRLGRLCGYEIIDGRMETEYVEIETPLTTTMGERVTGLDDVVIVNVLRAATPFVEGLLKAFPRARQGVISASRDESAGMDDDGEFPISVDYVKLPDIDPEDTVIVADPMLATGSTMSTVLSYITEQEADPERLIALSAVAAPPGIVRVSESVPEADLLTVAIDDELNEDGFIVPGLGDAGDRAFRTT
- a CDS encoding IMPACT family protein, with protein sequence MTERFRTVAERAAASFEVQGSQFIGHVAPAETVDAAEAFVDEIRADYADATHNVPAYRVRASPFREYSSDDAEPSGSAGKPALNVLQQREIENVAAVVTRYYGGTNLGVGGLARAYSRAVKEGVDAAGVVESVPHERFDITVEYDDSGSVRGLLESADVEFTADYGAEVTFAVRVPTAEGSELRDRVRSATSGRADIDVDV
- a CDS encoding 2Fe-2S iron-sulfur cluster-binding protein encodes the protein MSVPVTITVETPDGERVELTASEGAVLRDVLLDADITPHGRYARGLNCGGRGLCATCGVRLAEPPEADHWHDDLADRFGYPRLSCQLRVRDGMAVRLLDKRVWGSRERGGSAQR
- a CDS encoding ACT domain-containing protein, yielding MFDEIMGKFEDSPGQQAVIRLLLERGFSVNEDGRVVSGGIEIPNTGIAREAGVDRRVVNATTDAILADDELRRIFRNISAVPSLLDLAPVLDLTAVTISVRAADESGIVSRVTAAIAERDISIRQVLSEDPEFTDDPRLYVITEEVLPGDLINELREMSFVRTIELA
- the hisB gene encoding imidazoleglycerol-phosphate dehydratase HisB gives rise to the protein MTDRTAAVTRETAETDIEVTLDIDGDGDSTVDTGIGFFDHMLDAFSTHGLFDLTVQCDGDLDIDDHHTVEDVAITLGEAFETALGEKRGIVRFADRKVPLDEAVASVVVDISGRPYYEFEGAFSQAEVGGMTSHMAKHFGRSLAMNAGLTLHCGVSGENAHHEIEALFKGLARALDDATRLDERRGDVASTKGEL
- the leuS gene encoding leucine--tRNA ligase: MSRRYDHARVQEYWQHVWEREGVYGTPSGGAGGEDTTYVLGMFPYTSGSLHMGHVRNYAITDAHARYRRMAGDDVLHPMGWDAFGLPAENAAYERDTDPESWTRACIERMRDDLAEMGFGYDWSREITTCDPDYYRWNQWLFTRLHDEGLVEYDSATVNWCPDCETVLADAQVETDEGAAHAHAAGGVCWRCGTPVTQRDLDQWFFTITDYADELYDGLDDLDGWPDGVRDSQRNWIGRQEGARVAFDVGEYGEVSAFTTRLDTVYGATYLALAPGHDLVSDLAERDDDVATYLEEVANTDDAGLSGVETDVTATHPFTGAEIPVYVAAYVLDDVGTGAVMGVPAHNDRDHAFADRHDLSLSQVVEPVDGSGTNLPDDPYTEDGMLTASGEYDGLASTAARERLLDHDGVEEATTYRLRDWLISRQRYWGTPIPIVHCDDCGAVPVPDEDLPVELPDYVQTTGNPLDAAEEWKRTACPDCGGEATRETDTMDTFVDSSWYFLRFLSPHFEDAPFDQAVADEWLPVDVYVGGEEHAVLHLLYIRFFARALADLGLLDRREPVERLINQGTVLHSGKKMSKSAGNAVAPHEYGAETTRLFVLSAAHPAQDFEWTVKDVSTAYEFQQDVYGMVAEFAEGRERRRRSQETAPVRTESDPHDAYLEREIDRTVAAVTEEYDRFRYHRVVGELQRFARLLRRYAAYEPPYLFAYSRGLRTLAKLLAPIAPYLAEELWHLLEEDGLVAEADWPEPLRDVDDHRIERGLVRTTLADVRDITDVVDISDPDHIELAVAAEWKYEAYRIAQAADPDDAIVGEIMGRESMQERGDAAADYAADLADRSEGLEPIVDGERELDVLQQAAWLFEDEFGAEVTVRRATEDDDLAAKAKPNKPAIHIS
- a CDS encoding arsenite methyltransferase, which produces MTDTDTPTDRTDGEQRRIVRERYADIATDSGGCCDPEPDDSDGCCDGTDGTAGDADATARELGYDDDEVDAVAGDANLGLGCGNPQAIADLDPGEAVLDLGSGAGFDCFLAADAVGPEGRVVGVDMTPDMVEKARENAGENDAANVEFRLGEIEHLPVPDASVDVVISNCVVNLSPDKPQVFREAFRVLRPGGRLAIADVVQTAPFPPDVTRDPDSLSACVAGAATVDALERMLAEAGFEAVDIAPKDDSERFIREWADDYDPSDYLVSATIEARKPE
- a CDS encoding ArsR/SmtB family transcription factor — protein: MGTTEPPDARSCCGPLTHDVADEQLAADVRLLSGAANDTRYELLLLLSAADGAVCACELPEAVGLSQSAVSHALSKLFDAGLVTREKDGRWRYYDLTPAAEALLETLHTDD
- a CDS encoding lactate utilization protein gives rise to the protein MASNKDGYAETVDYDESLDQHPTDEELDAAVESLEERGFDVVVVDDADAALDELTSQIPAGAGVMDGHSTTLEEIGFMDHLMEGDHDWDNRHAEVYGIDDDAERQRARREAQASDYFVGSVNAIAATGELVAADASGSRVGAYPFAAANLLLVAGTNKIVDDLDAALDRLENVAYPLEDARAQDAYGAGSMIGKQLIYRQEAEEGRTTLVLVRESLGY